From Halichoerus grypus chromosome 6, mHalGry1.hap1.1, whole genome shotgun sequence, one genomic window encodes:
- the CHST11 gene encoding carbohydrate sulfotransferase 11 isoform X4: MRRNPFGVDICCRKGSRSPLQELYNPTQLELSNTAVLHQMRRDQVTDTCRANSALSRKRRVLTPSDLKHLVVDEDHELIYCYVPKVACTNWKRLMMVLTGRGKYSDPMEIPASEAHVAANLKTLNQYSIPEINHRLKSYMKFLFVREPFERLVSAYRNKFTQKYNTSFHKRYGTKIIRRQRKNATQEALRRGDDVRFEEFVAYLVDPHTQREEPFNEHWQTVHSLCHPCHIHYDLVGKYETLEEDSNYVLRLAGVGSYLKFPTYAKSTRTTDEMTTEFFQNISSEHQTQLYEVYKLDFLMFNYSVPSYLKLE, encoded by the coding sequence CTGGAGCTCTCGAACACCGCTGTCCTGCACCAGATGAGGCGCGACCAGGTCACGGACACCTGTCGCGCCAACAGCGCCCTGAGCCGCAAGCGGCGGGTGCTCACCCCCAGCGACCTGAAGCACCTGGTGGTGGACGAGGACCACGAGCTCATCTACTGCTACGTGCCCAAGGTGGCGTGCACCAACTGGAAGCGGCTCATGATGGTGCTCACCGGGCGGGGCAAGTACAGCGACCCCATGGAGATCCCAGCCAGCGAGGCGCACGTGGCGGCCAACCTCAAGACCCTGAACCAGTACAGCATCCCAGAAATCAACCACCGCTTGAAAAGCTACATGAAGTTCCTGTTCGTGCGCGAGCCCTTCGAGCGCCTGGTGTCGGCCTACCGCAACAAGTTCACGCAGAAGTACAACACGTCCTTCCACAAGCGCTACGGCACCAAGATCATCCGGCGGCAGCGCAAGAACGCCACGCAGGAGGCGCTGCGCAGGGGTGACGACGTGCGCTTCGAGGAGTTCGTGGCCTATCTCGTCGACCCGCACACGCAGCGCGAGGAGCCCTTCAACGAGCACTGGCAGACCGTGCACTCGCTCTGCCACCCGTGCCACATCCACTACGACCTCGTGGGCAAGTACGAGACGCTGGAGGAGGACTCCAACTACGTCCTGCGGCTGGCGGGCGTGGGCAGCTACCTGAAGTTCCCCACCTACGCCAAGTCTACGAGAACTACTGACGAGATGACCACAGAGTTCTTCCAGAACATCAGCTCGGAGCACCAAACGCAGCTGTACGAAGTCTACAAACTCgattttttaatgttcaattaCTCAGTGCCAAGCTACCTGAAGTTGGAATAA